The nucleotide window CTCTCTTTTAAAAGAATCACGCTCTACTTATTCTATTCAACGCTTTTACTTCTTCTTGCTAATACTCTACCACGACAAAGCGACATAGTCAACCATTTTTTACATAAAAAAGCAGCAAACAAAGAACGCTTTTTTGTTTACTGCTTTTGACTATTCTTTTGCAATTAATAAATAATCATCTTTTTGTTCAAAGTACAATTTTACTTCTGTACCTTGTTCGCTTTTTGACTCAATACAAATTTCGTGACCTAATTTTTTAGCCATTTGTTTTGCAAGATAAAGTCCCATGCCAGTGGCTTTCTTTTCTTGTCGGCCGATGTTACCTGTAAAGCCTTGCTCAAAAACTCGTGGCAAATCTTCCTCTTTAATTCCGCGACCATTGTCTTTGATATGAAGTACTTTTTTGCCGGTTGTTTCTGTATCACACCAAATTTTTATTTCGCCACTTTCTTCGGTGTATTTCAAGGCATTAGATATAACTTGATCGAGTATAAAACCAAGCCACTTACTATCCGTCCGTACATCGATATCGACATCTTGCAAATCAAGTTTCATTTTCTTCCCGATAAAAAGCTTTGAATGCCGTTTCACAGATTCTCGAACCACTGCGCCAAGGTTTTGTTCTTGAATGAAATAGTCTTTGGAAAAAGTGTCTAGCCGAGAAAAATAGAGTGCTTGCATAACCAGTTTATCAATCGTTGTTAGTTCTTCATCAATTTGCTGAAAAATAGTTTTAGTATCATTTAAATCAGGGTTATTGATTAACATTTTGCTTGCGACAACTGGTGTTTTCACTTCATGCACCCAATATAAAATAAAGTCATGATATTCTTGCTGCTTATCTTGCAATTTGCTTATAGTCCGCAGCTCTTCCCGATGTTTTTTTGCCATCAATTGATTAAAAAAGGCTTGCTCTCGGGTTCTTGGTTTTGGTAAAAGTTCAATAATATTTTCTTCCATTTCTCCACTTACAAGCTCTTCCATTTCACGCCAGTAACTGTATTTAAAGAAATAGCCTAACACAAGGTAAGCCAGTAAGAAAACAAAAACAAAGATATATAAATAAATGAAATTACCTAGTGTTAGTTTGCTGTTAGGATCGATGGAAATGAGGACTCCGACAAAAAACATAATACTACAAAAAAACAATAAGAAAAATCGTTTATCTTTAATATAATTCCACCAATTCATATTGATTGCCTCACTTTCATTAGTTTACTTCATTCGGGATAATTTGGAAGGTTGCAAAGTCGAATAAACCTTGATCGGTTAATTTTAATTCAGGAATAACTGGTAATGTTAAAAATGATAAAGTTAAAAATGGATCGAATCCCGTCGCTTGGCTGATTTGTTGAAATGCTTTTAAGAGCCCTGCCAAATCCTCTTCCACTTCCTCAAAAGAACGATCACTTAACAGCCCAGCAATTGGTAAAGCTAAATCGTGTAACACTTTTCCAGAAGCATCTACTACCGCTATACCACCACCACAACTTGTTACATGGTTAATTGCGGCTTCCATCGCTTCATCGGTTACTCCAACTGCGACAATATTATGCGAATCATGTGCGACAGTAGTGGCAATTGCACCTTCCGTTAAGCCGAACCCTTTCACAATACCTACACCAATGTGACCTGTGTCATGATGTCGTTCCACTACAGCCATCTTGAGTAAGTCTTTACTTATCGATGGCACAAACAAACCAGCTTGAATGCTAACTTCTTCTATTAGTTTTTTGGTAAATAAGCTATTTGGTTGCATGCCAATGACATAACAAGTCGCTTTTTTGAGCGGAAGTTCTAACTCTTTTTGTGTTAAGTGATGGTTGATTTTTGGCGATACAAATTGTGTGGTTTTTTGTTGCTGAAAGGCCGTTTCATTTCTAACACCATTTTCGACTACTACGCTACCATTTTTTAACACTTTAGATATTTCCACCGTTTGTAAATCTTTTAGAAAAACAATGTCTGCTTGATATCCAGCTGCAACTGCCCCTAAGTATGGCAGATTATGACAATTTGCCGCATTGATTGTCGCCATTTGAATCGCTGTGATTGGCTCTATTCCATTTTCAATTGCTAGACGGATATTATAATTAATTGAGCCTTCGGTGATTAAATCATTAATTAGTTTATCATCGGTACAAAAGCAGAAACGATGGCTATTTTTTGATGTCACTGCTGGAATTGTCGCAAGTAAGTCGCGACCCACTGTCCCTTCGCGAAGCATCACAAACATGCCAGCTCGCAACCGATCAATCGCTTCGGTTGCACTAGTACTCTCGTGATCTGTCCGAATACCAGCAGCTAAATAGTTGTTCAAATCAGCGCTAGTTAATCCTGCCCCATGTCCATCAATCCGACCGCCTTCTTTTTTAGCATCGATAATCTTCGTTAAAATATCTGCACTTCCTTTTGCTACAGATGGAAAATCCATCACTTCAGCAAGGCCAATTACTTTTTCATGGGAATAAAGCGGGTGAAGTTTTTCTGCATGGAGTGTTACACCATTATGCTCACCCTCTGTTGCTGGGACAGAGGATGGAAGCATCACAAACATATCCAGTGGCACACCTTCCGCATTCTCTAGCATAAATTCAATCCCTCTTTCACCGGCCACATTCGCAATTTCATGTGGATCGGTAATAATGGTTGTAACGCCATTTGGTAAAAGGACACGGGCAAACTCAGCTGGTGTCACCATCGCGCTTTCTACATGGACATGCGCATCAATAAAACCAGGAACGATAAACTCTCCTGCCGCATCGATTACTTTGTCAGCTTTAGGAAAATGACCAATTCCAGCAATATAACCGTTTTTAATGGCAATGTCTCCTTCGATAATTTCTCCGGAAAAAACATTGATAATTCGTCCATTTACAATAACTAAATCTGCATTCGCCCGTCCATCACTGACTGCTATACGCTCTTGCAGTTGTTTTAAATTCTCCACGCAATTTCGCCTCCGTTAATTATACTTCAAAAAAGCCTTCGTCAAGTAAGTATCCTTCTGCCCCTTCAATTGTTGGAAAAACAGCTTCCAAATTTTC belongs to Listeria ivanovii subsp. ivanovii and includes:
- a CDS encoding sensor histidine kinase, which produces MNWWNYIKDKRFFLLFFCSIMFFVGVLISIDPNSKLTLGNFIYLYIFVFVFLLAYLVLGYFFKYSYWREMEELVSGEMEENIIELLPKPRTREQAFFNQLMAKKHREELRTISKLQDKQQEYHDFILYWVHEVKTPVVASKMLINNPDLNDTKTIFQQIDEELTTIDKLVMQALYFSRLDTFSKDYFIQEQNLGAVVRESVKRHSKLFIGKKMKLDLQDVDIDVRTDSKWLGFILDQVISNALKYTEESGEIKIWCDTETTGKKVLHIKDNGRGIKEEDLPRVFEQGFTGNIGRQEKKATGMGLYLAKQMAKKLGHEICIESKSEQGTEVKLYFEQKDDYLLIAKE
- the ade gene encoding adenine deaminase, translated to MENLKQLQERIAVSDGRANADLVIVNGRIINVFSGEIIEGDIAIKNGYIAGIGHFPKADKVIDAAGEFIVPGFIDAHVHVESAMVTPAEFARVLLPNGVTTIITDPHEIANVAGERGIEFMLENAEGVPLDMFVMLPSSVPATEGEHNGVTLHAEKLHPLYSHEKVIGLAEVMDFPSVAKGSADILTKIIDAKKEGGRIDGHGAGLTSADLNNYLAAGIRTDHESTSATEAIDRLRAGMFVMLREGTVGRDLLATIPAVTSKNSHRFCFCTDDKLINDLITEGSINYNIRLAIENGIEPITAIQMATINAANCHNLPYLGAVAAGYQADIVFLKDLQTVEISKVLKNGSVVVENGVRNETAFQQQKTTQFVSPKINHHLTQKELELPLKKATCYVIGMQPNSLFTKKLIEEVSIQAGLFVPSISKDLLKMAVVERHHDTGHIGVGIVKGFGLTEGAIATTVAHDSHNIVAVGVTDEAMEAAINHVTSCGGGIAVVDASGKVLHDLALPIAGLLSDRSFEEVEEDLAGLLKAFQQISQATGFDPFLTLSFLTLPVIPELKLTDQGLFDFATFQIIPNEVN